The Arachis ipaensis cultivar K30076 chromosome B05, Araip1.1, whole genome shotgun sequence nucleotide sequence AAGAATCCTTTGGAAAATTATGTCTTTGAATGGAGAATATAAACTCAATCTTCAAAATATCATTGTGTGAAAGAGATATGTGAATTTCTAAATCCATTAATAATGTGATATTAATTAGCACATGACCTTATGTGTAGCATTACTATTTACCCATATGGGAACACAAATACCATGTGTTTCATGGatcaattattttatatttattcaaCTCAGCTTATAATAATTGTaaacaataatatttaaaaaaaaaaaaaaaacctttgccAAAACTATAAGAACATACATTGccataaaatcacaaaatcaattGAAAATTTACATTCCAGCAGAAAAATCCGTCTCATGAACATCTAAATCGAGTCGGATTCGTTCGGATTCGTGACAGTTCCACCAAAATTCTGCATCACAAGAAGACACGCCGCCAATATGCTCGTTTAAAGTATCCACCACGTGTCGGCGTCGGATTCCCATTCGACTTGGATACGCCGGCACTATGAGAGAATCCGTGCTTCATACTTTGTGCACATAATACTTGATCAAATCACTAATCTAATATCAATGTATAGTTGTATGTTGGTCTATAAAAAGGTGAAATTaaatacttattttaaaaatAGTATAAAACTAATTGCTATACAAAAATGGCAAGTTAAATAAATTTGGATTAGATAATTTCAATCTAGAAACTTACTACTATAGAGATTcaataataactaattataatattataattttttgtataaaaaagCAGTCAAATTTGAGATTCATGGACAATTGTTGACTATTTGCCTAATTCTGATtcacaatttcacaaattatttatATGGATTTTGATGGAACACATTGAATGAGACAATAATTAAGAAGtgtgaaagaaattaaaaaaagaaaactttGACTATAGTTAGATCTAATACAATCACAAGTCAACCTAAGGCCCATAAATAATAATTGTTGGTAGCTACGGTTCAAATCAACCGTCAAATTAAAACAGGCAACAACTTTTTATGGTTTATGGtgtaataaaattatatatattgaaaaaGGGAGAAAGAACATGCTTCAATCATTctttattttaacaaaaattcaATAACAATGTATGGTTCTATGAATTTCTTAGCTGGTTTGTCGTAGCTAATACATGTTCTTAATTTTAATAATTCACTATATatgtattttaataaaattatggtaatatttttttataggtttaattattctgttggtctctatagttttgcgaaattttcaattaggtccctatattttttttccttttaattgggttcctacaccaattttttttttcaattgagtccctatactttattttctttttatttgagtccctgcacaaattttttttttagtttggtccctatacaattaagtcaattactactaagaaggacctgattgaaaaaaatatttggtgcagggacccaattaaaagaaaaaaaagtataaggacctaactgaaaattttgcgaaactatagggactaacagagtaattaaaccttttttatatatacttttgcaatatttttatttttattttcaaattaaaaatatttttaaatataaaaaaatattattttaatttttacaatattttttaagtgttatCAGAATTGTATAATCACCTTAGTCACTACAATAATAGTATCATAGCATACATCATATATCGTCTATATAtttcattaaaaattaattttgaatgaATTTCAATTATAAACCTTATTAATATTTAACAATGAATTTGAGCATGTTTAGCTAGACCAAGCTGTTTCAATTTCAGCTCACAAGAAAATCAATTAGGGTGTCTCTATTTTGTATATTGAAAAAGTACATTAACCATCTATAATCACTAATAGGtttctatggtttttttttttttctttttctttgtcttcTAATTGATGGGGTCACACACAAATAAATTTCATTACATGAAAACCAATGAGTGAGACAAGTTATTATATATGTAACATCAAGAGTGACATTTTCAAGCAATAGAAAACAACACATTTTTCAAACATAGTTTGGTTGTAGGGTTTGGTCCTAAGTCACTTTCATTGTGTCACTGTCTAAGCTTATAAGATCTTCAAACTTCACCAAAAATATCATCAATTCCATCCATGTGTacaattttttgtttttccaaatGATCAAATCTCGTAAACCCTTGTTAATCACTTTAAATAGTATATAAGTTTTAAAGAGGTAGTTAATTTCAgacaaatcaaattaaataacttaaaataaaactaaaaataatctaGTACATAAACATCTCGTGTTAATATAGATGAAGGATAAACTACCAAAAATGCACTCGAATAAAAAGACTATGCAGTTCTTTATCCAGTAAATTTGACATTTGTGAAAAATAGCACTCCGCTGCTACTTCAATGCCTTGGATGGATATACATAGACAAGCACCATAAGCATACATTACACGTAAAGCGCTACTGTCTCCAGGGTTTACGTTCACCATCCAATACACATAAATCGCTACTGCCTATAGCGATTTCTGTTATGCCACCAATACACATAAACTGCGGCTACCAGCAGCGGTTGATGTTCTTCCCTAATCCACTACTACCAATAGTGGTTTCTATAGAATTATGAAAAAATGCATTTACGTATTGGTATTTAAAAATGTGTTATTAGGTAAATTCTTTCTCCacttaatttatttaagaaaattacCCTAAACATCTCATACTAATACATATGAAGGGTAAATCACTAAAAATGCATTCGAATTATCTTCGTACTGATAAAAATGTCTTTAAATTTTAATATCGACAAAAATACTCTCAAGTTATTTTATAATGTGACAAAAATGTTTAAATTCGACAAAAAATGAAGCAGGTCGGATCACAGCTtgaaatttttgtcaaaatttttaattatttgaggatatttttgtcaataattaaataatttgaatatatttttttataatttatcctACAAATAAAATATACATAGTCTAATCTAATTATTATTTCAATGACCGATTCTTTTTCGGCTTGAACCAATCACCTTAAAAAGATACATGGAATCAAATTTCATAAACCAAATCAACAAATTAAATATCGGGTTAGACCGAATTAACCGGTTCGAAACCAATCTTGAAACCTATTTATAGAGAAACAAATGAAAGCCACGTAAAAGTTTTGATTGGTGATGTCAAGTTATGACATAAAGGGCCTTGTTCTTCTGAGTGGCTAAGAAAGTTCCATGTGATGTTCTTAGCAATAGAACAAAAgactttttttattaaattaatgagATTAAAAGTTGTTAAAAAGGGTCCCACGTACAGTTGGAAGAAACTTCCCTCCTACATTAACACATTAATCATCAATTATTATAATAATACAAATGTAATTACATTACATTGTTAAGTACTTAAATTAATTGGTAATTAGTGAAGATAATAATCTATTTTCTGATAGCTTTCACACCACACCTCATCACAaagcatctccttaaattttgCTACATAGTGAAAGGTCCTTTACACGTTTGCATCTAATCTCAAACAAGGTCTTATAAATAGGACTAGGAAATTTTGCAAATCACACACATAGACATAGACATACTcctcctttaatttaattttttctctCACTTTTTAGGTAccctttttttttgtgtgtgtgtgttttgctTCCAATTTTTTTCACAAACATGTTGGATTCTATAGTGGAGTTCATCACTCAAGCAGCTTCAAGTTCTGCATTCATTTTTTGCTTCTGCAATTTGATCATAGTGTATATCTTATTGGACTTGAAGCCTACCCTTAGTAGTAGTGTTCAGCAAGAAAATAGTGAAGTCACTCCTTCCATGGGAACAAATCTTCAAAAACAAGAAACAAACTCGAAGTTTCTTGTCCAAAAGGATACCGAGTTGCGAGCAATACAAGTGTCATATGTCCGACAAGtcgaagcagaagcagaagcagaagcaaagCTAATTGAAGTTGACATCATTGAGACTATAGGCAACGATGAATGCTTCGTCGAAGAGGTGAAAAAAGAGgacgaggaagaagaaaaagaggagaaggaggaggaggacgacGACGAGTTAAGAAAACGGGTAGAAGAATTCATAGAGAAAGTCAACAAAGGATGGAAAGAAGAATTGTTGATCACATCAAGCTTGGTATAATGTTGTAATAATACCAAGAAACTTATATTAAGTAACATGCTTGTAACATATCTGCATTATGTTACATtttgatgtatgtatgtataaTGTATTGTATGATTATATCATTCAAGAAAATAATAGTAAtagatggtttttttttttaattcatagagaatttttttttctaatgttCTAACTAGAACTAATAGTGCCTTGATAAATTATTTTGGTCTGTTGCCAATTTTGAAAGAAATATATGAAATGGTTTTTTTCCAATCTAAAAGCTTTATTCTTGCTCACATCACATGGATGGATAAGGAGAAGAAAGTGAACTGCAAAAAGAGTAAAGAACATGCTTGGAAGCAGCATATGTGGAGATTCCATTTAATCTTTCTTCTTTTAGTGAAGTTGATTCTTTTGCA carries:
- the LOC110262661 gene encoding uncharacterized protein LOC110262661, with amino-acid sequence MLDSIVEFITQAASSSAFIFCFCNLIIVYILLDLKPTLSSSVQQENSEVTPSMGTNLQKQETNSKFLVQKDTELRAIQVSYVRQVEAEAEAEAKLIEVDIIETIGNDECFVEEVKKEDEEEEKEEKEEEDDDELRKRVEEFIEKVNKGWKEELLITSSLV